One segment of Pseudomonas asgharzadehiana DNA contains the following:
- a CDS encoding alpha/beta fold hydrolase, translating into MMKTVKAGSLQIAYLELGPVDGPPIVLLHGFPYDVHAYDEVAKILASTGKRCFTPYLRGFGPTRFLDGQAMRSGEQAAIGADLLAFLDALKIEKAVLAGYDWGGRAACVVAALWPERVSGLVSCGGYSIQNIAKEHAPVSPEAEHLLWYQYYLHGSRGRAGLTANRKAFCHLLWRLWSPTWRFTEAAFETTAAAFENDDFVEVVIHSYRHRFGLVDGDPAYRHIESRLAAQPTITVPSLVLEGAADAVDPPAKDDPFVGYFTGPYRRQRLEGIGHNVPQEAPEKFADGILSLSG; encoded by the coding sequence ATGATGAAAACTGTTAAAGCCGGTAGTTTGCAAATCGCCTACCTGGAACTCGGCCCGGTAGACGGCCCCCCCATAGTGTTGCTCCACGGCTTCCCCTATGACGTGCATGCCTACGATGAAGTCGCCAAGATCCTGGCCTCGACTGGAAAGCGATGCTTCACTCCGTACCTTCGTGGTTTTGGTCCCACCCGGTTTTTAGATGGGCAAGCAATGCGCTCTGGCGAGCAGGCGGCCATAGGCGCCGACTTGTTGGCTTTTCTTGACGCCCTGAAGATCGAAAAAGCTGTGCTTGCGGGCTATGACTGGGGTGGAAGAGCGGCTTGCGTTGTCGCCGCGCTATGGCCGGAACGGGTAAGCGGTTTGGTTAGCTGTGGCGGCTACAGCATCCAGAATATCGCTAAGGAGCACGCGCCCGTTTCACCCGAAGCTGAGCATCTTCTCTGGTACCAATACTATCTTCACGGTAGCCGTGGGCGCGCTGGGTTGACCGCGAACCGCAAGGCGTTCTGCCATTTGCTATGGCGCCTGTGGTCCCCAACCTGGCGGTTCACCGAGGCGGCGTTTGAGACGACTGCCGCCGCGTTTGAGAACGACGACTTTGTGGAGGTGGTCATACACTCGTACCGCCATCGTTTCGGATTGGTTGACGGCGATCCAGCCTATCGCCATATAGAATCCCGACTTGCCGCGCAACCAACGATCACCGTGCCTTCACTGGTTCTGGAGGGTGCGGCCGATGCGGTCGACCCCCCGGCCAAGGACGACCCATTCGTGGGCTATTTTACCGGGCCGTATCGGCGCCAGCGCCTGGAAGGCATTGGGCACAACGTACCCCAAGAGGCACCGGAAAAATTTGCCGACGGTATTTTGAGCCTCAGTGGTTGA
- a CDS encoding B3/B4 domain-containing protein: MLSVLPLIDQAVAELAPQFRALSIVVQAAPLANPEVAQAALDRACKVVQEGGPSWGEAHLAEWAQAFRKFGAKPQRTPCSAEALRKRVLRDGSLPSLDPIVDLYNAISLEYAIPVGGENIEAYVGSPRLVVADGTEPFDTLKEGAPAVEYPDAGEVIWRDDQGVTCRRWNWRQGVRTRLGADAKSMWFILESLPAMPLEALTEAGDKLIEGLQQMMPGVQIQRSLIGPGGQ, translated from the coding sequence ATGCTGTCCGTACTGCCGTTGATCGATCAAGCCGTTGCCGAGCTGGCGCCACAGTTCCGGGCCCTGAGCATCGTGGTGCAAGCGGCGCCACTGGCCAACCCTGAGGTGGCCCAGGCTGCGCTGGACCGCGCTTGCAAGGTTGTGCAGGAAGGTGGGCCGAGCTGGGGTGAAGCCCATCTGGCCGAGTGGGCGCAAGCGTTCCGAAAATTTGGCGCCAAGCCGCAGCGCACGCCTTGTTCGGCTGAGGCACTGCGTAAACGGGTTTTACGTGACGGCAGCTTGCCGAGCCTGGATCCCATCGTCGACCTCTACAACGCAATCAGTCTTGAGTACGCCATCCCGGTGGGTGGGGAAAACATTGAAGCCTACGTAGGCTCTCCACGGCTCGTAGTTGCAGATGGCACCGAACCGTTTGACACCTTGAAAGAGGGGGCTCCTGCTGTCGAGTATCCAGACGCCGGCGAGGTTATCTGGCGCGATGACCAAGGCGTGACCTGCCGCCGTTGGAACTGGCGACAAGGTGTCAGGACCCGTCTGGGTGCCGACGCAAAGAGCATGTGGTTCATTCTGGAGAGTTTGCCGGCGATGCCGCTTGAAGCCTTAACGGAAGCGGGGGACAAGCTGATCGAGGGGCTGCAGCAAATGATGCCCGGCGTCCAGATCCAACGTTCACTGATTGGTCCTGGCGGCCAATAG
- a CDS encoding helix-turn-helix domain-containing protein — protein MATKPTLSTTPGADAQAVSLAVARTLKQARKAQKITLDELSRRAGVSKGMVVEIEKCTANPSIGILCKIAAALGLSVADIVNVTEAPSAHIIHSQDIPTLWTGDLGGTARLLAGTSGPDMIELWRWEMHPGESFASPGHPQGTLELFHVEKGTLKCVVGETELVIPAGSSAVAKTDVPHSYSNAGRSKLVFTMSVTEMHQ, from the coding sequence ATGGCCACGAAGCCCACCCTGTCGACTACCCCTGGCGCTGATGCTCAAGCCGTCAGCCTGGCCGTCGCGCGCACGCTCAAACAGGCGCGCAAAGCCCAGAAAATCACATTGGATGAGCTTTCCCGTCGCGCAGGGGTGAGCAAGGGGATGGTCGTCGAAATAGAAAAATGTACGGCGAACCCCAGTATCGGCATCCTTTGCAAAATCGCCGCCGCGCTGGGCCTGTCCGTAGCAGACATCGTCAACGTGACCGAAGCTCCATCCGCCCACATCATCCACAGCCAAGACATCCCCACACTGTGGACCGGGGACCTGGGCGGAACGGCACGCCTTCTGGCAGGAACGTCGGGCCCCGACATGATCGAGCTGTGGCGTTGGGAAATGCACCCAGGCGAATCTTTCGCTTCACCGGGGCATCCGCAGGGCACGCTGGAACTGTTTCATGTGGAGAAAGGCACGCTGAAATGCGTGGTAGGGGAAACAGAGTTGGTCATCCCTGCGGGGAGTTCGGCAGTGGCCAAAACTGACGTCCCCCATTCCTATTCCAACGCTGGCCGATCCAAATTGGTATTCACGATGTCTGTGACGGAGATGCATCAGTAA
- a CDS encoding acyltransferase family protein: protein MTSLRLEQQIQAASTQTPLQYRRDIDGLRAVAVMSVVIFHAFPSALTGGFIGVDIFFVISGFLISSILIQALREDKFSLSGFYARRAARIFPALIVVLVSCLSFGWLAMLADEYLSLAKHSIAGAAFVSNLLLWSETSYFDVAANTKPLLHLWSLGIEEQFYFVWPLLLLAFWRLRTNLPIAIGLLIAVSFGLNLYQASHNPTADFYSPQTRFWELLAGALLSCLALRAAPSAIWANVMSLAGTAMIGYGLLTITSAAAFPGMLALVPVAGAVLIIAAGPEGMVNRFVLSNRLMVGIGLISYPLYLWHWPLLVFPRIIQSATPSPEIRATAIVAALVLAWATYRFIESPIRTQRIDRNTAIKGLCGAMVVTTVTALGIQVGDGLPFREAAKPVARYAEDLGRYPYITYMSKNFYKCSDEALRNLSFKDLEFGYRCFQSKQTGSIDILLLGDSHAEHLLAGFADEFNSSNVASFSQKQLPALDSPVMREAIERVAADPAIKKVFISALWEQKIQPSTEDPAGQLERTFKLFTDNHKSVTLLDDVPTFLFDPEACKYGRRFSADGPTCTGPFDQQMKNKALYHKALAEAVEKSPNVKYVPVLQYFCNTNDCSMVSGGKLLFRDPNHLTIEGSRYLAKKLKQSGHL from the coding sequence ATGACGTCACTAAGACTTGAACAACAAATACAGGCGGCATCGACCCAAACGCCACTCCAATACCGACGCGATATCGATGGGCTTCGAGCGGTAGCCGTGATGTCTGTTGTTATATTTCACGCATTCCCATCAGCACTTACCGGTGGTTTTATCGGGGTTGACATATTCTTCGTCATTTCCGGATTTTTGATATCGTCCATTCTCATCCAAGCGCTGCGCGAGGATAAGTTTTCACTCTCTGGATTTTACGCCCGGCGTGCCGCCAGAATATTCCCAGCACTTATAGTCGTGCTGGTGTCATGCCTGTCATTCGGTTGGCTCGCGATGTTGGCAGATGAGTACCTGTCACTTGCCAAACATTCGATTGCAGGCGCCGCATTTGTCTCAAATCTATTGCTGTGGAGCGAGACCAGTTACTTTGATGTAGCCGCGAACACAAAACCGCTTCTACATCTGTGGAGCCTGGGTATTGAAGAGCAGTTCTACTTCGTATGGCCGCTGCTGTTACTCGCGTTCTGGCGTCTGCGCACGAACCTGCCGATTGCTATAGGGCTGCTCATCGCAGTGTCATTTGGCCTGAATCTGTATCAGGCATCCCACAATCCAACGGCAGATTTTTATTCTCCGCAAACACGATTCTGGGAACTGCTGGCGGGCGCGTTACTGTCTTGCCTGGCACTTCGAGCGGCACCGTCAGCCATTTGGGCAAACGTTATGTCCTTGGCCGGGACTGCCATGATTGGATACGGCCTGCTCACTATCACCAGCGCTGCCGCATTCCCCGGAATGCTTGCCCTGGTGCCTGTCGCGGGTGCCGTTTTGATCATCGCAGCGGGCCCTGAGGGGATGGTTAATCGCTTCGTTCTTTCCAATCGCCTGATGGTCGGTATCGGGCTCATCAGTTACCCACTCTACCTGTGGCATTGGCCGCTGCTGGTCTTCCCGAGGATCATCCAGAGCGCAACGCCTTCGCCAGAAATAAGAGCCACGGCCATTGTGGCAGCCTTGGTGCTTGCATGGGCGACGTACCGCTTCATCGAATCGCCTATTCGTACCCAGCGCATAGACCGCAACACGGCCATCAAGGGCTTGTGCGGCGCGATGGTCGTCACGACAGTTACCGCGCTCGGCATTCAGGTGGGTGACGGCCTTCCATTTCGCGAGGCAGCGAAGCCAGTTGCGCGCTACGCCGAAGATCTTGGCAGGTATCCGTACATCACGTACATGAGCAAAAACTTCTACAAATGCTCGGACGAAGCACTGAGGAATTTGTCATTCAAAGACCTTGAGTTCGGATATCGCTGCTTTCAGTCAAAACAAACTGGATCGATTGATATTTTGCTATTGGGCGATAGCCATGCAGAGCACTTGCTCGCAGGGTTTGCAGATGAATTCAACAGCAGCAATGTCGCCTCTTTCTCTCAAAAACAATTGCCCGCACTTGACAGCCCAGTCATGCGTGAAGCTATAGAAAGAGTCGCGGCAGACCCAGCCATCAAAAAGGTTTTCATCTCCGCGCTTTGGGAACAAAAGATCCAACCCAGCACTGAAGATCCGGCCGGCCAGCTTGAAAGAACCTTCAAACTCTTCACCGACAACCATAAATCCGTCACCCTACTTGATGATGTTCCAACCTTCTTGTTTGACCCTGAGGCATGCAAATACGGGCGCAGGTTCAGCGCAGACGGCCCAACCTGCACCGGGCCTTTTGATCAACAGATGAAAAATAAGGCCCTGTACCATAAAGCGCTGGCTGAAGCTGTTGAGAAATCGCCGAATGTGAAATACGTTCCGGTGCTCCAGTACTTCTGCAACACCAACGATTGCTCGATGGTGAGCGGCGGCAAACTGCTATTCAGGGATCCGAACCACCTGACCATTGAAGGCTCTCGATACCTGGCCAAGAAGCTCAAACAAAGCGGGCATCTCTGA